A DNA window from Rhinolophus sinicus isolate RSC01 linkage group LG10, ASM3656204v1, whole genome shotgun sequence contains the following coding sequences:
- the GM2A gene encoding ganglioside GM2 activator — protein MPLMRAPLLIALGLLLAGPEALAKVLLDQFSSFSWENCDEGKDPVLIKSLTVEPHPIVQPGNVTISVETQSSIPVSAPLKMEVTMQKEMAGFWVKVPCMEQFGSCTYEDMCNVFDTYVPPGESCPEPLHSYGLPCHCPFKEGTYSLPKSVITLPPLDLPGWVSTGNYRIQNILSSGEKRLGCFKIDVSLAKNAPPATAE, from the exons ATGCCCCTGATGCGGGCTCCGCTCCTGATCGCCCTGGGCTTGCTTCTGGCTGGCCCTGAGGCCCTTGCAAAGGTCTTACTGGACCAG TTCAGTAGCTTTTCCTGGGAGAACTGCGATGAGGGCAAGGACCCTGTGCTGATCAAAAGCCTGACTGTGGAGCCGCACCCCATTGTACAGCCTGGAAATGTGACTATCAGTGTTGAGACGCAGTCGAGCATCCCCGTCAGTGCTCCTCTGAAG ATGGAAGTAACTATGCAGAAAGAAATGGCTGGCTTCTGGGTCAAAGTCCCGTGTATGGAACAATTTGGTAGCTGTACCTATGAAGATATGTGCAATGTATTTGACACTTATGTTCCCCCTGGAGAATCCTGCCCAGAGCCCCTGCACTCCTATGGCCTTCCCTGCCACTGTCCCTTCAAAGAA GGCACATACTCCCTGCCCAAGAGTGTTATCACCCTGCCCCCGCTGGACCTGCCCGGCTGGGTCAGTACTGGAAACTACCGCATCCAGAACATCCTAAGCAGCGGCGAGAAACGTCTGGGCTGTTTCAAGATCGATGTCTCTCTAGCAAAAAATGCGCCACCAGCTACAGCAGAATGA